A DNA window from Thioalkalivibrio sp. XN279 contains the following coding sequences:
- the sdhD gene encoding succinate dehydrogenase, hydrophobic membrane anchor protein, translating to MSLRTPLGRAIGLGPAGDGTSQWWQQRVTAVALALLGLWFAFSLLGADLGDRAALVAWIARPLNAALLVLLVLTAAWHSQLGTRVIAEDYVHGALKVPLLMALQFVHAIAAAVGVVAVLQIALGGR from the coding sequence ATGAGCCTGCGCACTCCACTCGGCCGCGCCATCGGCCTGGGGCCGGCCGGCGACGGCACGTCGCAGTGGTGGCAGCAGCGCGTCACGGCCGTGGCGCTGGCGCTGCTCGGCCTGTGGTTCGCCTTTTCGCTGCTCGGCGCTGATCTCGGCGATCGCGCCGCGCTGGTGGCCTGGATCGCCCGCCCGCTGAACGCCGCGCTTTTGGTGCTGCTGGTGCTGACCGCGGCCTGGCATTCGCAGCTCGGCACGCGCGTCATCGCAGAAGACTACGTGCACGGCGCGTTGAAGGTGCCGCTGCTGATGGCGCTCCAGTTCGTCCATGCCATTGCGGCGGCGGTGGGCGTGGTGGCGGTGCTGCAGATCGCCCTCGGAGGACGCTGA
- the sdhC gene encoding succinate dehydrogenase, cytochrome b556 subunit, with translation MTAGKRPLSPHLQIYRPQITSVLSISHRFTGAALAAGLLLLVYWLAALAAGESAYAAALGVLGAWPVKIVLFLGVFAFFYHLCNGIRHLWWDSGRGFEIAQVYRSGWIVLVAAAALTLIAWGLLLSGGGA, from the coding sequence ATGACTGCCGGCAAGAGGCCCCTTTCGCCGCACCTGCAGATCTACCGTCCGCAGATCACCTCGGTGCTGTCCATTTCCCATCGCTTCACGGGCGCGGCGCTCGCCGCCGGACTGCTGCTGCTGGTCTACTGGCTGGCGGCGCTGGCGGCCGGCGAGTCGGCGTATGCCGCGGCGCTGGGGGTGCTCGGCGCCTGGCCGGTGAAGATCGTGCTGTTCCTCGGCGTGTTCGCCTTCTTCTACCACTTGTGCAATGGCATCCGGCACCTGTGGTGGGATTCGGGCCGGGGCTTCGAGATTGCGCAGGTCTACCGTTCGGGTTGGATCGTGCTCGTCGCCGCGGCTGCGCTCACGCTGATTGCCTGGGGCCTGTTGCTGTCCGGAGGTGGGGCATGA
- a CDS encoding DUF1674 domain-containing protein, with protein MSEQAKDNPGSPDSEAAEAGVDPVSETAARPLPKEIGGREGPEPVRYGDWEKNGRCIDF; from the coding sequence ATGTCCGAGCAGGCCAAAGACAACCCTGGCAGTCCCGACAGCGAAGCGGCCGAGGCCGGCGTGGATCCTGTGTCCGAAACCGCCGCCAGGCCGCTGCCGAAAGAAATCGGGGGACGCGAGGGCCCGGAGCCGGTGCGTTACGGCGACTGGGAAAAGAACGGCCGTTGCATAGACTTCTGA
- a CDS encoding folate-binding protein YgfZ, which yields MTSPACTLPMLGSLVVRGDDARSFLQNQLSSDLALVTDTSGQLSGWHDPKGRVLAFLRVLPHAEGFLLVMHAGLLATVAQRMRMFVLRARVTIEAGPAVYGVSAEALATLLGPGMSLPETSHPESGGPVSAGALPAIVTGRRSALRLPGAAGWLVAGEVPPEQVADDATALAAWERAELEAGLPEVYPETSGEFVAQMLNLDRIGAISFTKGCYPGQEIVARAHHLGRVKRRAQVFRLPGPPPAPGAVLDEPAGKVVRAVPLNGESLVMVVVAEPEG from the coding sequence ATGACCTCTCCCGCCTGCACCCTGCCCATGCTCGGAAGCCTCGTCGTCCGCGGCGACGATGCCCGCAGCTTCCTGCAGAACCAGCTTTCCTCGGACCTCGCCCTGGTGACGGACACGAGCGGCCAGCTGTCGGGCTGGCATGACCCGAAGGGCCGCGTGCTGGCGTTCCTGCGCGTGCTGCCGCATGCGGAAGGATTCCTGCTGGTCATGCACGCCGGGCTCCTGGCGACCGTCGCGCAACGCATGCGCATGTTCGTGCTGCGCGCCCGCGTCACCATCGAGGCCGGGCCCGCCGTTTACGGCGTCTCCGCGGAGGCGCTGGCGACGCTGCTGGGCCCGGGCATGTCATTGCCCGAGACCAGTCATCCCGAGTCGGGCGGTCCAGTGTCCGCCGGCGCGCTCCCCGCCATCGTCACCGGCCGCCGCAGCGCCCTGCGCCTGCCCGGCGCGGCCGGCTGGCTGGTCGCGGGCGAAGTGCCGCCCGAGCAGGTCGCCGACGACGCCACCGCCTTGGCCGCATGGGAACGCGCCGAACTCGAAGCCGGCCTGCCCGAGGTCTATCCCGAGACCAGCGGTGAGTTCGTGGCGCAGATGCTCAACCTCGACCGCATCGGTGCGATCAGCTTCACCAAGGGCTGCTATCCCGGCCAGGAGATCGTCGCCCGGGCGCACCACCTCGGCCGCGTCAAGCGCCGCGCCCAGGTGTTCCGCCTGCCCGGGCCGCCGCCGGCGCCCGGCGCCGTGCTGGACGAGCCCGCCGGCAAGGTCGTGCGCGCGGTGCCGCTGAACGGCGAGTCGCTCGTGATGGTCGTGGTCGCCGAGCCGGAGGGCTGA
- the lysS gene encoding lysine--tRNA ligase, producing MSEQPEHALIAERRRKLEAQRSTGEAYANDYRRNSCAGDLQDAFGTLDQEKLEAEGIEVAVAGRMMAKRVMGKASFARLEDMSGAIQLFFERDALPAGLYQDFKTWDLGDLVGAEGTLFKTKTGELTVRVRRARMVAKCLRPLPEKYHGLADTETRYRQRYLDLVMNADSRRVFRLRSQMVSFMRSYLDARGFLEVETPMMQPIPGGANARPFVTHHNALDIDMYLRIAPELYLKRLVVGGFERVYEINRNFRNEGLSTRHNPEFTMLELYQAWVDQVAMMDIAEDLLRTMADAVLGTTQLSWQGVEVDLAPAFRRVGLEDLVAEANPELDPARARDADYLREYLERFDAHTEPGWGAGKLLLELFEHTVEADLQQPTFVTGYPLEVSPLARTNDDDPFLTDRFELFVGGRELANGFSELNDPEEQARRFRAQVEQKTAGDEEAMFYDADYVRALEYGMPPAGGLGVGVDRLVMLFADQPSIRDVLLFPHLRPEADPD from the coding sequence ATGTCCGAACAGCCAGAGCACGCCCTGATCGCCGAGCGTCGCCGCAAGCTCGAGGCGCAGCGCAGCACGGGCGAGGCGTACGCCAACGACTACCGTCGCAACAGCTGCGCCGGCGACCTGCAGGACGCGTTCGGCACGCTCGACCAGGAGAAGCTGGAAGCGGAAGGGATAGAGGTCGCGGTGGCCGGACGAATGATGGCCAAGCGCGTCATGGGCAAGGCCAGCTTCGCGCGCCTCGAGGACATGAGCGGCGCCATCCAGCTGTTCTTCGAACGCGATGCGCTGCCCGCGGGCCTGTACCAGGACTTCAAGACCTGGGACCTGGGCGACCTGGTGGGCGCGGAGGGGACGCTTTTCAAGACCAAGACAGGCGAGCTGACCGTGCGCGTGCGCCGCGCCCGCATGGTGGCGAAATGCCTGCGCCCGCTGCCGGAGAAGTACCACGGCCTGGCGGACACCGAGACGCGCTATCGCCAGCGCTACCTCGATCTGGTCATGAACGCCGACAGCCGCCGCGTGTTCCGGCTGCGTTCGCAGATGGTGAGCTTCATGCGCAGTTATCTCGACGCGCGCGGCTTCCTCGAGGTCGAGACGCCGATGATGCAGCCCATCCCCGGCGGCGCCAACGCGCGTCCCTTCGTGACGCACCACAACGCGCTCGATATCGACATGTACCTGCGCATTGCGCCCGAGTTGTATCTCAAGCGCCTCGTGGTGGGCGGCTTCGAGCGCGTGTACGAGATCAACCGCAACTTCCGCAACGAGGGGCTGTCGACGCGGCACAACCCCGAGTTCACCATGCTCGAGCTGTACCAGGCCTGGGTCGACCAGGTGGCGATGATGGACATCGCCGAAGACTTGTTGCGCACCATGGCGGACGCCGTGCTCGGCACGACGCAGCTGAGCTGGCAGGGTGTCGAGGTCGACCTCGCGCCCGCGTTCAGGCGCGTTGGACTGGAGGACCTGGTGGCGGAGGCCAATCCGGAGCTTGATCCAGCGCGTGCCCGGGATGCGGATTACCTGCGCGAGTATCTGGAACGTTTCGACGCCCATACCGAGCCCGGCTGGGGCGCCGGCAAGCTGCTGCTCGAGTTGTTCGAACATACCGTCGAGGCCGACCTGCAGCAGCCGACCTTCGTCACCGGCTATCCGCTGGAAGTCTCCCCGCTGGCGCGGACCAACGACGACGATCCCTTCCTCACCGACCGTTTCGAGCTGTTCGTCGGCGGGCGTGAGCTTGCCAACGGCTTCTCCGAGCTGAACGACCCCGAGGAGCAGGCCAGGCGCTTTCGCGCCCAGGTGGAGCAAAAGACCGCGGGCGACGAGGAAGCCATGTTCTACGACGCGGACTACGTGCGCGCGCTGGAATACGGCATGCCACCGGCGGGCGGGCTCGGCGTCGGCGTGGACAGGCTCGTCATGCTGTTCGCGGACCAGCCGTCGATTCGCGATGTGCTGCTGTTCCCGCACCTGCGGCCGGAGGCCGATCCGGACTGA
- the prfB gene encoding peptide chain release factor 2 (programmed frameshift), with translation METAQLRQQLNDLADRADALRRYLDYPGKKERLEEVMRELENPDVWSKPEQAQALGRERAQLEGVVAVLDQISRGVNDGRDLLEMAIEEGDEDTVAGIAADADSLEKKVGDLEFRRMFSGAMDEHNAFVDINAGQGGTEAQDWAEMLLRMYLRWMEAHGFQAEIIEASEGEVAGIKSATVHVTGPYAYGWLRTETGIHRLVRKSPFDSGNRRHTSFAGVFVSPEVDDEVDIEINPADLRIDVYRASGAGGQHVNRTESAVRITHGPSGIVVQCQSDRSQHKNKATAMKQLKAKLYEKEMQERRAEAQALEETKADIGWGSQIRSYVLDQSRIKDLRTGVEVGNTQAVLNGDLDQFIEASLKQGL, from the exons ATGGAAACCGCGCAGCTTCGCCAGCAACTGAACGACCTCGCCGACAGGGCCGATGCCCTGAGGAGGTACCTT GACTACCCGGGCAAGAAAGAGCGGCTCGAGGAAGTCATGCGCGAGCTTGAGAACCCCGACGTCTGGAGCAAGCCGGAGCAGGCCCAGGCCCTGGGTCGGGAACGCGCCCAGCTCGAGGGTGTAGTCGCCGTCCTCGACCAGATTTCGCGCGGCGTGAACGACGGCCGCGACCTGCTCGAGATGGCCATCGAGGAAGGGGACGAAGATACCGTCGCCGGCATCGCCGCCGACGCCGATTCGCTGGAAAAAAAAGTCGGCGACCTTGAGTTCCGGCGCATGTTCTCCGGCGCCATGGACGAACACAACGCCTTCGTCGACATCAATGCGGGGCAGGGTGGCACCGAGGCCCAGGACTGGGCGGAAATGCTGCTCAGGATGTACCTGCGCTGGATGGAGGCGCACGGCTTCCAGGCCGAGATCATCGAGGCCTCGGAGGGCGAGGTCGCCGGCATCAAGAGCGCCACGGTCCATGTCACCGGTCCCTATGCCTACGGCTGGCTGCGCACCGAGACCGGCATTCACCGCCTGGTGCGCAAGTCGCCGTTCGATTCCGGCAACCGGCGCCACACCAGCTTCGCCGGCGTGTTCGTCTCGCCCGAGGTGGACGACGAGGTCGACATCGAGATCAACCCCGCCGACCTGCGCATCGACGTCTACCGCGCCAGCGGCGCCGGTGGCCAGCACGTCAACCGCACCGAGTCCGCCGTGCGCATCACGCACGGGCCCAGCGGCATCGTGGTGCAGTGCCAGAGCGACCGCAGCCAGCACAAGAACAAGGCCACGGCCATGAAGCAGCTCAAGGCCAAGCTCTACGAGAAGGAAATGCAGGAGCGGCGCGCCGAGGCCCAGGCGCTGGAAGAGACCAAGGCCGACATCGGCTGGGGCAGCCAGATCCGCAGCTACGTGCTCGACCAGTCCCGCATCAAGGACCTGCGCACCGGCGTCGAGGTCGGCAACACCCAGGCCGTGCTCAACGGCGACCTGGACCAGTTCATCGAGGCGAGCCTGAAGCAAGGCCTCTGA
- the recJ gene encoding single-stranded-DNA-specific exonuclease RecJ, giving the protein MLTRPIRRRDVDAAALAALAGSPPVLARLYAARGVRAAAELDLGLGGLAPVGSLEGVEAAAALLAGHVARGSRILVIGDFDADGATSTALLVRVLRALGAAVSYLVPDRFVHGYGLSTALVRDAEQHAPALLVTVDSGINCHAGVALARELGMEVLVTDHHLPGETLPAATAIVNPALPGQAFPSRCLAGVGVAFYLAAALARQLGADKGLVPGLLDLVALGTVADLVPLDRNNRILVEHGLRRIRAGACCPGVTALLRAGNRDPRTVVTTDLAFAAGPRLNAAGRLDDMSVGIECLLSDDPGRAEELAMLLSSLNEERKQIEAQMQQEALRAVAGLEPAAGRLPPVLCVHRAGWHSGVVGLVAARLKERYHRPVVAFAADDSGMLKGSARSVPGLHIRDALADVDATHPGLMERFGGHAMAAGLTLAPAGLDDFRAALAAAVAARLEPGLLDGEIVSDGELPEEALGLATAELLRDAAPWGQGFPEPLFDGCFELLDARTVGLDHLKMRVRPAGGRRIMDAIAFRQADRLGNARPARLRLAYRLDVNEYNGLRSAQLVVEYLEPA; this is encoded by the coding sequence GTGCTGACCCGGCCCATCCGCCGCCGCGACGTCGATGCCGCCGCGCTGGCGGCGCTGGCGGGTTCGCCGCCGGTGCTGGCGCGCCTGTACGCCGCGCGCGGCGTGCGCGCTGCGGCGGAGCTCGATCTCGGGCTCGGCGGATTGGCCCCGGTCGGCAGCCTCGAGGGTGTCGAAGCGGCGGCCGCGCTGCTCGCCGGGCACGTCGCGCGCGGTTCGCGCATCCTGGTGATCGGTGACTTCGACGCCGACGGCGCCACCAGCACCGCGCTGCTGGTGCGCGTGCTGCGCGCACTCGGCGCCGCTGTGTCCTACCTCGTGCCCGATCGCTTCGTGCACGGCTACGGCCTCAGCACGGCACTGGTGCGCGATGCCGAGCAGCACGCGCCAGCGCTGCTGGTCACGGTCGACAGCGGCATCAATTGCCACGCCGGCGTGGCGCTGGCACGCGAACTCGGCATGGAAGTGCTGGTCACGGACCACCACCTGCCGGGCGAAACGCTGCCGGCGGCCACGGCCATCGTCAATCCGGCGCTGCCGGGACAGGCGTTCCCCAGCCGCTGCCTGGCCGGGGTGGGCGTGGCGTTCTACCTGGCCGCGGCGCTGGCGCGCCAGCTCGGCGCCGACAAGGGCCTGGTGCCCGGCCTGCTGGATCTCGTCGCGCTGGGCACGGTGGCCGACCTGGTGCCGCTGGACCGCAACAACCGCATCCTGGTCGAGCACGGGCTGCGCCGTATCCGGGCCGGCGCCTGCTGTCCGGGCGTGACCGCGTTGCTGCGCGCCGGCAACCGCGACCCGCGCACCGTCGTGACGACCGACCTGGCCTTTGCCGCCGGGCCGCGCCTGAACGCCGCCGGGCGGCTGGACGACATGTCCGTGGGCATCGAGTGCCTGCTCAGCGACGACCCCGGACGTGCGGAGGAGCTGGCCATGCTGCTGTCGAGCCTGAACGAGGAGCGCAAGCAGATCGAGGCGCAGATGCAGCAGGAGGCGTTGCGCGCCGTGGCCGGGCTGGAGCCCGCGGCGGGCCGCCTGCCGCCGGTGCTGTGCGTGCACCGGGCCGGCTGGCACAGCGGCGTGGTCGGACTGGTGGCGGCACGCCTCAAGGAGCGCTATCACCGGCCCGTCGTGGCCTTCGCGGCAGACGACAGCGGCATGCTCAAGGGCTCTGCGCGCTCGGTGCCCGGGCTGCACATCCGCGATGCCCTGGCGGATGTCGATGCCACGCATCCCGGGCTGATGGAGCGCTTCGGCGGCCATGCCATGGCGGCCGGGCTGACGCTGGCCCCGGCCGGGCTGGACGATTTCCGTGCGGCGCTGGCCGCGGCTGTGGCTGCGCGACTGGAACCCGGGCTGCTGGACGGGGAGATCGTTTCCGACGGCGAACTGCCGGAAGAGGCACTGGGCCTGGCCACCGCTGAGCTGCTGCGCGATGCCGCGCCGTGGGGGCAGGGGTTTCCTGAGCCGCTGTTCGATGGCTGCTTCGAGCTGCTCGATGCGCGCACGGTGGGTCTTGACCATCTCAAGATGCGGGTTCGCCCGGCGGGCGGGCGGCGCATCATGGATGCCATTGCGTTCCGCCAGGCGGACCGTCTCGGCAACGCGCGACCGGCGCGCCTGCGCCTCGCGTATCGCCTCGACGTGAACGAGTACAACGGTCTCAGGTCCGCGCAGCTGGTGGTCGAATACCTCGAGCCCGCCTGA
- a CDS encoding Mth938-like domain-containing protein — protein sequence MRLTLDSRPGANLVTRIGPAGIQVGEDVLDASFIISPGELLRRWAVSDAATLDLAALAPALALEPEILVLGTGARIQFPARALFAELAAKGIGLEVMDTAAACRTYNVLAGEERAVVAAIILP from the coding sequence ATGCGACTGACACTCGACAGCCGGCCCGGCGCCAATCTCGTCACCCGCATCGGGCCCGCGGGCATCCAGGTGGGCGAAGACGTCCTGGACGCCAGCTTCATCATCAGCCCCGGCGAACTCCTGCGCCGCTGGGCAGTGAGCGACGCCGCCACCCTCGACCTGGCGGCACTGGCGCCGGCGCTGGCGCTGGAACCGGAGATCCTGGTGCTCGGCACGGGCGCCCGCATCCAGTTCCCGGCGCGCGCGCTGTTCGCGGAACTCGCCGCTAAAGGCATCGGCCTGGAAGTGATGGATACTGCGGCCGCCTGTCGCACCTACAACGTGCTGGCTGGCGAAGAGCGGGCGGTGGTGGCCGCGATCATCCTGCCCTGA
- the rpoS gene encoding RNA polymerase sigma factor RpoS — protein MGKKRDKDEGRSPDVDEAPEIDTDEPELAAVEDGAFGDDAVVDEPDADADADADPDAAASTAPHARHADGEAPDATRLYLSEIGFSPLLTAEEEVYFARRARSGDEAARKRMIESNLRLVVKISRRYMNRGLPLLDLVEEGNLGLIHAVKKFDPEKGFRFSTYATWWIRQAIERGLMNQTRTIRLPIHVLKEINVYLRTARRLTQELDRDPTAEEIAAALDCEPDDVSRALGLNDRQVTSANVQGRDGERNLLDLLPGAEEMEPANLAQLDDVHMVLEHWLERLSDKQRAVVERRFGLHGCERLTLEQVGEEIGVTRERVRQIQLDALARLRSIMESHGLSLDTLLD, from the coding sequence ATGGGCAAGAAGCGCGACAAGGACGAAGGTCGCAGTCCCGACGTCGACGAGGCGCCGGAAATCGACACGGACGAGCCGGAACTTGCCGCCGTCGAGGACGGGGCTTTCGGGGACGACGCCGTGGTCGATGAGCCCGATGCCGATGCCGATGCCGATGCCGATCCCGATGCCGCTGCGTCCACTGCACCCCATGCCCGCCACGCAGACGGCGAAGCCCCCGACGCGACCCGCCTGTATCTCTCGGAGATCGGCTTCTCTCCCCTGTTGACCGCCGAGGAAGAGGTGTACTTCGCGCGCCGTGCGCGGTCCGGTGACGAGGCGGCGCGCAAGCGCATGATCGAGAGCAACCTGCGCCTGGTGGTGAAGATCAGCCGGCGCTACATGAACCGCGGCCTGCCGCTGCTGGACCTGGTCGAGGAAGGCAACCTCGGCCTGATCCATGCGGTGAAGAAGTTCGATCCGGAGAAAGGCTTTCGCTTCTCGACCTATGCAACCTGGTGGATCCGGCAGGCCATCGAGCGCGGGTTGATGAACCAGACCCGCACCATCCGGCTGCCGATTCACGTGCTCAAGGAGATCAACGTCTACCTGCGCACCGCACGACGCCTGACGCAGGAGCTGGACCGCGACCCGACGGCCGAGGAGATCGCGGCGGCGCTGGACTGCGAGCCGGACGACGTGTCGCGTGCGCTCGGTCTCAATGATCGGCAGGTCACCAGCGCCAACGTGCAGGGGCGGGACGGCGAGCGCAACCTGCTCGACCTGTTGCCCGGCGCGGAAGAGATGGAGCCCGCCAACCTGGCGCAGCTCGACGACGTGCACATGGTGCTGGAGCACTGGCTTGAGCGCCTCAGCGACAAGCAGCGTGCGGTGGTGGAGCGGCGTTTCGGGCTGCACGGCTGCGAGCGGCTCACGCTGGAGCAGGTGGGAGAGGAGATCGGCGTGACCCGCGAGCGGGTACGGCAAATCCAGCTCGACGCGCTCGCGCGGCTGCGCAGCATCATGGAGAGCCACGGCCTGTCCCTGGACACGCTGCTGGACTGA
- a CDS encoding peptidoglycan DD-metalloendopeptidase family protein — protein sequence MVHRAGVTWRWLLVAALIVSAGCAELTRWDPYPPQQSVADRPDVHVVQRGDTLFQIAFRYRLDWREVARWNGITDANRIYPGQHIRLKPARGGTGPVVRTAPPQRAGDAAPPRVTTVPPRQGANQPAPQWRWPAQGAMVWRFGESRRNPTGIGIAGRDGLEILAAADGQVVYSGSGLIGYGQLIILKHNDSYLSAYGYNQSLRVAEGDQVKSGQVIALMGRGPGDRPLLHFEIRRDGKPIDPVVYLPVRQGP from the coding sequence GTGGTTCATCGTGCAGGCGTGACCTGGCGCTGGCTGCTCGTGGCCGCGCTGATCGTCTCGGCCGGCTGCGCCGAACTGACGCGCTGGGATCCTTATCCTCCCCAGCAGAGCGTCGCCGACAGGCCGGACGTCCACGTGGTGCAGCGGGGCGACACGCTGTTCCAGATCGCTTTCCGTTACCGGCTGGACTGGCGCGAGGTGGCGCGCTGGAACGGCATCACCGATGCCAACCGCATTTATCCCGGCCAGCACATTCGCCTGAAGCCGGCGCGCGGCGGCACGGGGCCGGTCGTGAGAACCGCGCCACCGCAGCGAGCGGGCGACGCTGCGCCGCCGCGAGTCACCACGGTGCCGCCGCGGCAGGGCGCCAACCAGCCTGCGCCGCAATGGCGCTGGCCGGCACAGGGAGCGATGGTCTGGCGCTTCGGCGAGAGCCGTCGGAATCCGACCGGGATCGGTATTGCGGGACGGGACGGCCTGGAAATTCTTGCTGCAGCGGACGGCCAGGTGGTCTACAGCGGTAGTGGACTGATCGGTTACGGCCAGCTTATTATCCTGAAGCACAACGATTCGTATCTCAGCGCCTACGGTTACAACCAGTCGCTGAGAGTCGCGGAGGGGGACCAGGTGAAATCCGGACAGGTCATCGCCCTGATGGGGCGAGGTCCCGGCGACCGTCCCCTGCTGCACTTCGAGATCAGGCGGGACGGCAAGCCGATCGATCCGGTCGTTTATTTGCCGGTCCGGCAGGGTCCCTGA
- a CDS encoding YqaA family protein, which translates to MRLFGPLYDRVLRWAAHPKAPWYLGGLSFAESSFFPIPPDVMLAPMALARPDRAWRLALLTTLTSVAGGLLGYAIGYFALEAIEPWLVSAGYWEGYLQARDWFETWGFWAVLAAGFSPIPYKMFTVAAGALAMFLPAFVLASIVGRGGRFFLVAGLIRWGGAPMEQKLRHNVEFLGWLLVALLLLAWFIVQA; encoded by the coding sequence ATGCGCCTGTTCGGGCCGCTGTACGACCGCGTGCTGCGCTGGGCGGCGCATCCCAAGGCACCGTGGTATCTCGGCGGGCTGAGCTTTGCCGAGTCCAGCTTTTTCCCCATTCCGCCTGACGTGATGCTGGCGCCGATGGCGCTGGCGCGGCCCGACCGTGCCTGGCGCCTGGCCCTGCTGACGACGCTCACCTCGGTAGCCGGCGGCTTGTTGGGTTATGCAATTGGCTACTTCGCGTTGGAAGCCATCGAGCCCTGGCTGGTTTCCGCCGGTTACTGGGAAGGCTACCTGCAGGCCCGGGACTGGTTTGAGACCTGGGGTTTCTGGGCCGTCCTGGCGGCGGGTTTCTCGCCCATTCCCTACAAGATGTTCACCGTGGCGGCCGGCGCGCTCGCCATGTTCCTGCCGGCCTTCGTGCTGGCATCCATCGTCGGGCGGGGCGGACGATTCTTTCTCGTCGCCGGGCTGATCCGCTGGGGCGGGGCGCCAATGGAGCAGAAGCTGCGCCACAACGTCGAGTTCCTCGGCTGGCTGCTCGTCGCGCTGCTGTTGCTGGCGTGGTTCATCGTGCAGGCGTGA
- a CDS encoding protein-L-isoaspartate(D-aspartate) O-methyltransferase produces the protein MTSARTRDRLVQRLKEQGISDHRVLEQIRSVPRHLFVDEALASRAYEDTALPIGLGQTISQPWVVARMTEAIVAEPTPEKVLEIGTGCGYQTAVLAGIVPQVYSIERLAPLVRRARPLLRSLDLYNVHLRHGDGFEGWKRHAPFGGILVTAAPDQVPQALLEQLDEDGGRMVIPVGPRGRQELLEITRHGDQYERRSLGLVSFVPLLGGTA, from the coding sequence ATGACCTCGGCCCGCACGCGCGACCGGCTGGTGCAGCGCCTGAAGGAGCAGGGCATCTCTGACCATCGCGTGCTGGAGCAGATCCGCAGCGTGCCGCGCCACCTGTTCGTCGACGAGGCCCTGGCCAGTCGCGCCTACGAGGACACGGCGCTGCCGATCGGGCTGGGGCAGACCATATCGCAGCCCTGGGTGGTCGCGCGCATGACCGAGGCCATCGTGGCCGAGCCGACGCCGGAGAAGGTGCTGGAGATCGGCACCGGCTGCGGCTACCAGACCGCGGTGCTGGCCGGCATCGTGCCGCAGGTCTACAGCATCGAGCGCCTCGCGCCGCTGGTCAGGCGTGCACGCCCCCTGCTGCGCTCGCTGGACCTCTACAACGTCCATCTGCGCCATGGGGACGGCTTCGAGGGCTGGAAGCGTCATGCGCCTTTTGGCGGCATTCTCGTCACTGCGGCCCCGGACCAGGTGCCGCAGGCGTTGCTCGAGCAGCTGGACGAGGACGGCGGCCGGATGGTGATTCCGGTCGGGCCCCGCGGCCGCCAGGAGTTGCTGGAAATCACCCGTCACGGCGACCAGTACGAGCGGCGCAGCCTTGGGCTGGTGAGTTTCGTGCCTTTGCTCGGCGGTACCGCCTGA
- the surE gene encoding 5'/3'-nucleotidase SurE — MRILLANDDGYRAEGLRCLAEHLRDLADIVIVAPERNCSGASNSLTLEQPLRLTEVGPDFYFVNGTPTDCVHLALTGLLDEEPDMVISGINDGANLGDDVIYSGTVAAAMEGRFLGLPTIAISLVWGKHRHFDTAGRVARRLVQQALERELPPQTILNVNVPDVAWEELDGFEATRLGYRHKAEPVIRSTDPRGRPLYWVGFAGPGQDAGPGTDFHAIESGRVAVTPLKVDLTRHEHVEKIADWLGRDGG; from the coding sequence TTGAGAATCCTGCTTGCAAATGACGACGGTTATCGCGCCGAGGGCCTGCGCTGTCTCGCAGAGCACCTGCGCGACCTCGCCGACATCGTCATCGTCGCGCCCGAGCGCAACTGCAGCGGCGCCAGCAATTCGCTGACGCTGGAGCAGCCGCTGCGCCTCACCGAGGTCGGGCCTGACTTTTACTTCGTCAACGGCACGCCGACGGATTGCGTCCACCTGGCCCTCACCGGCCTGCTGGACGAGGAGCCCGACATGGTGATCTCGGGTATCAACGACGGCGCCAACCTGGGCGACGACGTGATCTACTCGGGCACCGTGGCGGCCGCCATGGAGGGTCGGTTCCTCGGCCTGCCGACCATCGCCATTTCCCTGGTGTGGGGCAAGCACCGTCATTTCGACACGGCCGGGCGGGTGGCCCGGCGCCTGGTACAACAGGCGCTGGAACGTGAGCTGCCGCCGCAGACCATCCTCAACGTCAACGTGCCGGATGTCGCCTGGGAAGAGCTGGACGGCTTCGAGGCGACACGCCTCGGCTACCGCCACAAGGCGGAGCCGGTGATCCGCAGCACCGACCCGCGCGGTCGCCCGCTGTACTGGGTGGGTTTCGCCGGCCCCGGCCAGGATGCGGGACCGGGCACCGATTTTCACGCCATCGAGTCGGGCCGGGTGGCGGTGACACCGCTGAAGGTGGATCTCACGCGGCACGAGCACGTCGAGAAAATCGCGGACTGGCTCGGGAGAGACGGCGGGTGA